From the genome of Helicobacter pylori:
TTCTAACTTTTCTACCGCTTCTAAGCTTAAGCCTGGAATGCCTTTAAACACAAAACCTTTAGGGATAGAAACTTTGAGCATGCTATCCATTTTAGCGATATTTTCGTGTTGCTTTTCAATATAAATATTATACTTGCATTCAATTTTAATCTGCTCTAAAACCCGCTCATTCAAAGGCGTTAAAAAGCTGAAAAAGGAGCGCATCTTTTCTGGATTAAAACTATCGCGTGCTAAAAGGCTAACGCCATCAACCTTGTCATTGATAGGGTTTTCGTCTAATTCATTCAAGCGTTTTAACACTTCTTTACTAGGGGTAAGGACGCATTCTTTAAGGCGTTTGAGATTATCTTGTATCTCTTGTTTGTCTTTTTTTAATTCCTTATAAAAATCCTCTTCCATAAGCCCTAAACGATAGGCATGTTCGCCTAATCTAAAAAGCGTGTTGTCCTCTCTTAAAAGCAAGCGGTATTCGGCTCGGCTGGTAAACATTCTGTAAGGCTCATTCGTGCCTTTAGTAACCAAATCATCAATCAACACGCCGATATAAGCTTCATTGCGTTTCAAAATAAAGGGGTCTTGATTCTTTAAGGCTAATACCGCATTAATCCCAGCCATAAGCCCTTGAGCCGCCGCTTCTTCATAGCCGGTAGTCCCATTGATTTGCCCGGCCAAATAAAGCCCTTTGATTTTTTTGGTTTCTAAAGTGTGGGTCAATTCCGTGGGCTGGATAAAATCATACTCTATCGCATAGCCATAGCGCGTGATGAGAGCGTTTTCTAATCCTTTGATAGAGTGAATGACCTTTTCTTGCACATCTAGGGGTAAAGAGGTGCTTAAGCCGTTGATATAATATTCGCTTTTGTGAATGGTTTGAGGCTCTAAAAACAGCTGGTGGCGTTCTTTTTCGCTGAAGCGATTGATCTTATCTTCAATGCTAGGGCAATACCTTGGGCCTATGCCTTCAATTTGACCGCTAAATAGGGGGGCTCGGTGGAAATTATCCCTAATGATTTGGTGGGTAATAGGGTTGGTGTAAGTGATGAAACAAGAGAGTTGGGTGGGGTTAAAATCTTTGGTTTTATAGCTAAAATAGGGAGGGTTTGTGTCCCCAAAATGCTCTTCTAATCCTTCAAAATCAATGCTATTACCCGCCACTCTTGGGCAAGTGCCGGTTTTTAACCTTTCCACCTTAAAGCCAAGATCTTTTAAATTCAAGGCTAAAGAATTAGAAGCGTTTTCCCCAAAGCGCCCGTTTTGGTTTTGGTGCGTGCCAATATGCACCACCCCTTTTAAAAAAGTGCCTGTGGTGATGATCACTTTTTTAGCCTTGTAAGTGTTGTTGATGTTTGTGGTTACGCCCACTACCTCATCATTTTCAATGATTAAACTTTCAGTCATTTCTTGAGAGACGCTCAAATTAGGGGTGTTTAAAACAAGATTCCTTGCAAAAATGCGGTAAGTATCCATATCAATTTGCGCTCTAGTCCCTCTAACCGCCGGCCCTTTAGAAGCGTTTAACACACGATATTGCAAACCGCTATTATCCGTAATAATCCCCATAGCCCCCCCTAAAACATCCACTTCTTTAGTCAAATGCCCTTTACCCAAGCCCCCAATCGCCGGGTTACAGCTCGCCAAACCGATCGTGTCTATGAGCATGGTGATTAAATGCACTCTAGCCCCCATTTTGGCTGCAATCAAGCTCGCTTCAATGCCTGCATGCCCCCCACCGATCACTAAAATATCACTTTCTTTTACCACTCTTTTTCCTGTTTTGATATGATTTTTCTAAAATCTTAGTTTTGAAAAAGTTTTATTGTAGCATGGAGGTTAGTAATTTTAAAGGGTAAAATAAAATGGAAAATCATTCGCATACCAA
Proteins encoded in this window:
- the mnmG gene encoding tRNA uridine-5-carboxymethylaminomethyl(34) synthesis enzyme MnmG, with amino-acid sequence MVKESDILVIGGGHAGIEASLIAAKMGARVHLITMLIDTIGLASCNPAIGGLGKGHLTKEVDVLGGAMGIITDNSGLQYRVLNASKGPAVRGTRAQIDMDTYRIFARNLVLNTPNLSVSQEMTESLIIENDEVVGVTTNINNTYKAKKVIITTGTFLKGVVHIGTHQNQNGRFGENASNSLALNLKDLGFKVERLKTGTCPRVAGNSIDFEGLEEHFGDTNPPYFSYKTKDFNPTQLSCFITYTNPITHQIIRDNFHRAPLFSGQIEGIGPRYCPSIEDKINRFSEKERHQLFLEPQTIHKSEYYINGLSTSLPLDVQEKVIHSIKGLENALITRYGYAIEYDFIQPTELTHTLETKKIKGLYLAGQINGTTGYEEAAAQGLMAGINAVLALKNQDPFILKRNEAYIGVLIDDLVTKGTNEPYRMFTSRAEYRLLLREDNTLFRLGEHAYRLGLMEEDFYKELKKDKQEIQDNLKRLKECVLTPSKEVLKRLNELDENPINDKVDGVSLLARDSFNPEKMRSFFSFLTPLNERVLEQIKIECKYNIYIEKQHENIAKMDSMLKVSIPKGFVFKGIPGLSLEAVEKLEKFRPKSLFEASEISGITPANLDVLHLYIHLRKNS